atctacagcattacagaatgctgtagataagcccctgatgacggtgagcttacctcaccatcaattttgggggtgacaggttccctttaagtgctctgTCATGGCGAGAGCACCTACCACTCCATTGGCAAATAAATCAAAATACTCATTTCTCAGGAATGCAGCAATATCTAAAATACAAAGGTATTCATGGACTAACATATGTGCAGTTTAGGGGGTAGGCCTCGCCCCGGGTAAGGCAAACATACCATGGTTTAATATTGTACTTCTACACACTTGACACCACTGTAAGGCTCTACTTTGCATATCAAAACAGAACTTGCTTTATAAAGAATGTAGTTATTGGTGGGATTAGGCACAGTAATGTGATCCTGACAGAATAATTGGAAAAATACCCAGCCCTCATGTGGTAGTAAGGATGTCCACGTACCTCTGAGAGTGACACTGGTGGTTACATGCATACGAAAAGCGCAATATACAATTTTTACAGGATGGGTGAATAAATAGGTGTGCATGGCACAACCACTATTGGTGCAAAAATGATAGCCACTGCGGCATCCATTGTATTATTGTAATAGAAATAAACAAAAGGGAGTGGAGTTGTTCTGCGCTTTTATAAACGCGACTTTCAAAAGCGTCAACAAGAAACCACCATCTATTCTTGTCCCAGATTCCGTTTTTTATAAATTCAGCTGCGCAAAACAACTCCACTCCCTTCTGTTTATTTATACTGGTGGTTACATAGAGACAAAGTAAAATAACAAGTATAATaacaccccctttcatttaaaataagttaTGGATGGAGATTCTCATGGAAATCTAtgtcccacccatagatcttaacagctcatttacatgtaagaaaCACGTGGATTTCTCAGGTATAAAACACCGGCttgcaaatatcaaggtatcattttattccgcTTCTTATGACATACATCCCCATGTAGATgtcttagaagggttgatcctactgacagatgccctttaatatAAGTTGTTGGGAGTCTATTCCCCCTTATCTCATCTTGCACTTATTATTCCATGTTAtatagttctggcaaaaattaagagaccaccacatcaaatccctgtcatgggcagcccaatctccagacctgaaccccattgaaaacctctggaatgtcataaagaggatgatggatagtcacaagccatcaaacaaagaagacctgcttaaatttttgcgccaggagcagagtgaaaggctggtggaaagcatgccaagacccatgaaagctgtgattaaaaatcatggttattccacaaaatattgatttctcttcctgagttaaaacattggtattgttgtttctaaatgattatgaacttgttttcttagcattatttgaggtctgaaagcactgggtttttattttattttaaacatttctccttttcagaaaaaaatagtaaaatttattgcttggaaattcggagacatgttgccagaagtttataaaataaaagaacaatttacattttactcaaaaatatacctataaagagaaaaatcagagaaactgaacattttgcagtggtctcttaatttttcccagagctgtatatacagtcatggccaaaagtattgacatccctgcaattctgtcagataatactcagtttcttcctgaaaatgattgcaaacacaaagtatttggtattattatcttcatttaatttgtcttaaatgaaaaatcacaagagaatgaagcaaaaagcaaaagattgatcatttcacacaaaactccaaaaatgggccagacaaaagtattggcaccctcagcctaatacttggttgcacaacctttagccaaaataactgcgaccaaccgcttccggtaactattaatttttcttacaatgctctgctggaattttagaccattcttctttggcaaactgctccaggtccctgatatttgaagggtgccttctccaaactgccatttttagatctctccacaggtgttctatgggattcaggtctggactcattgctggccaccttagaagtctccagtgctttctctcaaaccattttctagtgctttttgaagtgtgttttgggtcattgtcctgctggaagacccatgacctctgagggagacccagctttctcacactgggccctacattatgctgcagaggcagcaaagcaaccccaaaacatcagggaacctccgccatgttttactgtagggactgtgttcttttctttgaatgcctctttttttctcctgtaaactctatgttgatgcctttgcccaaaaagctctacttttgtctcatctgaccagagatcattcttccaaaacgttttaggatttttcaggtaagttttggcaaactccagcctggcttttttatgtctcggggtaagaagtggggtcttcctgggtccccaaccatacagtcccttttcattcagaagccgacggatagtacgagttgacactgttgtatcctcAGACTGCagcgcagcttgaacttgtttggatgttagtcgaggttctttatccaacatccgcacaatcttgagttgaaatctcttgtcaatgtttcttttccgtccacatctagggaggttagccacagtgccatgggctttaaacttcttgatgacactgcgcacggtagacacaggaacattcaggtctttggagatggacttgtagccttgagattgctcatgcttcctcacaatttggtttctgaagtcctcagacagttcttttgtcttctttcttttctccatgctcaatgtggtacacacaaggacacaggacagaggttgagtcaactttaatccatgtcagctggctgcaagtgtgatttagttattgccaacacctgttaggtgccacaggtaagttacaggtgctgttaattacacaaattagagaagcatcacatgatttttcgaacagtgccaatacttttgtccacccccttttttatgtttggtgtggaattatatccaatttggctttaggacaattctttttgtgattttaatttaagacaaattaaatgaaaataataccaaacaatttgtgtttgcaatcactttcaggaagaaaataagtatCCTTTATTTTGAGGTCTCATATGATCTCATGTTCTAACTATATACTGGCAACATATGTGGACCCCTTATATGATTCTTTTCTCGTGAGCTTTTGTTCTGTCTTGCTCCTCACTTATATTATTAATTTTatcattatatacttaataaaattaTATTGATATTTACAACTGTGCATGTGCCTACATTGCTACTTGGTTTTGAGTATAGTCCATGAGTATAGGAATTATTTTCCAGATTAGATTTTAGGTTGGTCCTAAAATGTAAATGAGAAAATGAACACAAAGATATAAAGATAATCTGATTGTAGGCACAATGCTGTGTGATGAGATTATTGCGATATGTACGTTTTTCTGTATTGAatatgattttcacagactgaataTCTTGAGAGAATTTAAAAATACCTTTTCCTTAACATTTTTTTGACCATGCGTTTCACCCACTTGACTTCTGGATTTAAGCAGTCTTTGCGCCCATTTTTAAATGTTACACTGCAAAAGACAGAGAATCCACTTAAAAttatacatttttgtaattttgattctctattataaaatatatttttatggcaAAATTAACTTATATTATCCTTATAGTAAAACATTTAAATAAATATTCCATTCAGAATTGTGGTCCACATTCCTCAAGACAGGCATTGTTaacaccagtcttgatgagggggtgtGCTGAAGCCAGAGATGCCTGATATGGGGTTTTCTCAaattgtctcttgagcagctcagaaCTATGCAATCTCCTTATGGTTTCTTTCATGGTTTCTGGCTGGGCGGATTCTCTTCCTTGAATACAGCTGTGGTGAATAGAACTATAGTGTGACTCTCGGACAAACTGAGAGTCAGGATAGTCAAGAAGTCTGAGGTCAAAAGCccagagggtacgtcataaacagagggaagagacaaaggcatagtcagataACTGTTCAGGGTTAGAATGCCAGGAATAAAGCAGATCAGAGCAAAGGGAGCAGGCAAAGCAGATGGTCAGAgcaaggtcaggcagcaaaaagATCCACAAGCAGAACActaggcacagagagacaaaccacacagagCTAAATGTGTAACTGGCAGAGATCTGGGACTGATAGCCCTGCTTTAGTAGCTGGGCAATCACCTGAGATGGAACATCTGAAGGCAGTCTagaacctcccagtctcagattggccagccgagctgtcaatcaaagtgctaacAGCTTCAGCATGCCTCTGCACCAGACTGAATGCCTTAGTGGAACTATAAAGCCCAGCACAAGTTCTGATATAATACACATAGCTATTAGTGATCCGTTCTAAGTCTACACTGTTATGCCTGTATCTACACACAGAGATAACAAGCACACAGGTCTGGATAGCCAAACCAGAAAGCCATTATTAGGAGACTTTCTGTGAAAGCTGTAGGTTGTTGATGTATAACTGCATCTCTTCAGAAGATGAGAGGGAGATGAGCAGCTAAATTCTGTATACAATTCAATGGACTGAAGAGAGCTGGCTGGGATATTAAGAATTAACAcctctcctggaatgtaactatTACACATTTTGGTCCAGCGCAAGACAACAGGCTCTATGGAAGTTATACACAATAAAAGATAAAATCTCTCATTGCAGGAAAATAACAGCAGATAGaaaaagtcaattgcaaacttgcttattttcatgctgtctaagtAGGTAAAGGAATTTaagaacttgagaatacccctttaagaggcacatgcttcttaatgaatcaggcatgTCTGAAAAGGGGTTGTCACCTCTGTGTGCACCTCACTACAATTCTTACTCCAGTCAGAGAAAGGTTGCATCTTAGATAAGAATACACTGCATGGAAATATCATTTAGAGTGCTGCTTTAATAtttgctatctatatatataattgtctaaggggtacttccatctttctgtcggcaacttccgtaacggaaatcctgtgtcgctgattggtctcgccagctgcctgtcatggctgccgtgaccaatcactgacgggcacagtccgattagtccctcccgtactcccctgcagtcagtgcccggcgccagctccgtaatcccctccagtcactgctcacacaaggttaatgccagcggtaacgggccgtgggtgccgcactccgttaccgctgctattaaccctgtatgtccccaacttttttactattgatgctgcctaggcagcatcaatagtaaagagatctaatgttaaaaataataaaaaacaaaaaatctgctatTCTCTTTCGTACTCTGACGATGCGCttgcgccggctgccatcttctgttaccagagatgcattgcgaaattacccagaagacttagcggtctcgcgagaccgccaagtcatctgggtaatttcgcaatgcatcctgggaatggaagatggcggccgccgcgcacgcatcgccagagtttcgctggatcctaggggatgagtatataactattttttattttaattatttttttaacagggatatggtgcccacactgctaaatactgtgtgggctgtgttagataccgcgtggctgctatatactacatgggcagtgttatatactccatgggctgtgtgatatactccgtgggctgtgctatatactacatgccctgtgttatatgttacgtgggctgtgttatatactgcgtcgcctgtgttgtatactgcgtggctgctatatactgcgtgggctgttatatagtacgtgggctgtgctatatactacgtgccctgtgttatatactgcatggcctgtgttatatactacgtcgcctgtgttatatactgcgtggctgctatatactgcgtgggttgtgttatatagtatgtgggctgtgttatatactgtttgggctgtgttatatactgcgtggccactgttatatactgcgtggcctgtattaacgcatcgggtattctacaatatgtatttatatagcagccacatagtatatagcacaggctacgtagtatttgctatatactacgtggcctgtgctatatactatgtggctgctatatacatacatacatacatattctagaatacccgatgcggtagaatcgggccaccatctagttttttataTTCATCTATGGTGGTCTTTGGGGACCATGGTTTGCATGGTTTGCACGCACCCAATTTTCTCGCAGAAGGACTGAGTGCTGTTTATGTGAGTTTTTATTACTGTCAGAATAAGTGACTGTTGAAAGGATTAACATCTCCTGTAATAGTTCAATGATGTTGGTTCATTCTGGTTCTGTTAGATGACAAAGTCATCATGATTTGGAATATTGTAATAAGAGCGTATGTTAGAGGGCTTTTTCCATCTGTTAGGATATATGATGGGTTACGCTCTGCACTGACCTTTTCTATGAGTGAGCGAAGAGCCGCTGAGTATCCTTGGCTTCCACTTAAACAGATATAGCGCATGCATGATATAGATATCCATTGAAACATATGACTGATAAGAACTTTTTAAAGGAGTGGACTATGTATTTCCAACATCGAAACAAGTGACAGCATCTGAAATTATTAACTGGCGTATTAATACTCACATGAGTTCCACTCTGGAGCAGTGAGGACCACTGCTAATAAGCTGCATATTCATAACTTGCGTCTTTTTGATAGGTTTTGATACAGTAGCACTTTTAATACATTGACAAAGCAGATTAGCTGCCCCAGTTATACCTGTAAGTGACGAATGCGATGTTTAGTATGTATAATTTAGTAAACCAGTTGCATTTAAAGTGGTTTCACTCTTTCACgtcagagcctgttttcaccttcatgacaaggccaattttttcaattctgaccactgtcactttatgtggtaataactctggaacgcttcagcggatccaACTGATTGTGAGACTGTTTTTTCCTGACATGATGTACTtcagttagtggtaaatttaagtcaatattttttgcatttatttgtgaaagtaTTAATACTTTTACTCTTTTGAACCAGATAGTTTCACCAAAAATATCAACTATTAcaaaaatagttagtaaataacatttaccacatgtctactttacatcagcatcattgttGAAGCATATATTTTTGTTAGGAActtagaagagttaaaagtttatcagctATTTAGCCCCAAATGTAGCAGtctcacaaaagtaacaggagaaaatggaccatactgttttttttgttcaaTTTCTTCTAAATACACTGATACCCCCAATGTGATGGACAACTATTGTTTTGGTGCATGGTAGgcctcggaaggcaaggagcaccgtttgacttttggaacacaaaattgtctggaatagataatggatgccatgtcatgtttccaGAGTTCttgatgttcccccccaccagtgactccattttgaaaactgcacccctcaatgaatttatctacaagagtggtgagcactttgaccccacatgcgcttcacagaattttataatgttgatccttgaaaataaaaatacatcaaatttttcctacaaaaatgttgctGTAGCCctaaattatttattttcacaaaagtaaggCTATCTGCGGATTTGctatggatccgcagcattttttctgCGCGGAATCGCACGAAATCCACAAAGGATTGCTCAAGCaaggttaatcaatgggaatccagaattggtgtgcacatgctgcggaaaattccgttctgattcgcagcgttttattttctgcagcatgtcaattctttttgcagatctgcagcgtttctgcacccatacatTGAGTCATTCAAATCCGCAGCCAAACCGCAGGTGTAAATAGGTTTGCGGATTTGTGTGCCAAAAATGCAGAAAGGAAAAGCTGTcaaaaggaggaagagtgtgtgggcggtgaaTATGTGCACgtctgtctgtgtgcgggtgtctgtgggtGTCtgcctgcaggtgtctgtgtgtgtatacccAGGCGTCGCCTGATGGGATTACTACTCCCatctggctatgtctgctgtcacatataacagtgatggcatgagccgatgatgggagagtAGTTCCATCATCCAgtgcctgtgttcaattgtaaaacaaaaattaaaacatttacagaattacatacaatatacatactcaccaaacacctaaccCCCCCGATGCCCTCATCTCCTGCAAGCAATCAAATATAATATACCAACATATACTCacttgtgatgagcgagtatactcgctactcgagatgaactcgagcgtgagaaaatattccgaaaaattcccacgctcgagttcatctgagtttatgccagcagggggcgcagctccgcaagtctaggtagctacgttcccctgctttccattcattccccagtttttacaggcaggggcgactgcattagcaggctcctgcttgtaagattatttaaccccttcagatggatttacagcgtgggacaagaccgaacgacggaaggtatgggatattgttgattttttattttaactttgtttcaggtgacaagggtcttcaattggattgagagtataataaactattacaacaccctgtgtctttatttcaataaaatactcttttcctaatgtgtgtgttttattaaccatttactactattggattaataatggataggtgtcttattgacaactcttcattattaacctgtcttaatgtcaccttagcaaggtgacattaaccctttattaccccatatcccaccactacacgggagtgggaagagagaggctaagtgccagaataggtgcatcttacaaatgtgccttttccggggtggctgggggcagatgtttttagctggggggtcctataaccatggtccctctctaggctattaacccctttctgccattagacgtactattgcgtccatgtggggtgggctttacttcccaaggacgcaatagtacgtcatatgcgatcggcagcgctcacggggggagcgccgccgatcgcggccgggtgtcagctgcctatagcagctgacatccggcactatgtgccaggagcggtcaaagaccgcccccggcacattaacccccgacacaccgcgatcaaagaacggcagtgcagggaagcactgcgcagggagggggctccctgcgggcttccctgagccccccgcagcaacgcgatgtgatcgcgttgctgcgagggtcttacctccctccctccctgctccaggcccggatccaagatggccgcggatccgggtcctgcagggagggaggtggcttcacagagcctgctcagagcaggcactgtgaagcagcctgcactgctctcagatcggtgatctgacagagtgctgtgcaaactgtcagatcactgatctgtgatatcccccctgggacaaagtaaaaaagtaaaaaaatttttttccaaatgtgtaaaaaaaaataaaaaaaaatattcctaaataatgaaaaaaaaaaaaaatattcccataaatacatttcttcatctaaataataaaaaaaaaacaataaaagtacacatatttagtatcgccgcgtccgtatcgactcgccctataaaactggcacactagttaaccccttcagtaaacaccgtaagaaaaaaaaaaaacgaggcaaaaaacaacgctttattatcataccgccgaacaaaaagtggaataacacgcgataaaaaaaaaagatataaataaccatggtaccgctgaaagcgtcatcttgacccgcaaaaaacgagccgccatacagcataatcagcaaaaaaataaaaaagttatagtcctgagaataaagcgatgcaaaaataattattttttctgtaaaatagtttttatcgtataaaagcgccaaaacataaaaaaatgatataaatgaggtgtcgctgtaatcgtactgacccgaagaataaaactgctttatcaattttaccaaacgcggaacggtataaacgcctcccccaaaagaaattcatgaatagctgttttttggtcattcttcctcacaaaaatcggaataaaaagcgatcaaaaagtgtcacgtgcccaaaaatgttaccaataaaatcgtcaactcgtcccgcaaaaaacaagacctcacatgactctgtggaccaaaatatggaaaaattatagctctcaaaatgtggtaacgcaaaaaatattttttgcaataaaaagcgtctttcagtgtgtgacggctgccaatcataaaaatccgctaaaaaacccgctataaaagtaaatcaaaccccccttcatcacccccttagttagggaaaaattaaaaaaatgtatttatatctattttcccgttagggttagggctagggctagggttagggttggggctagggttagggctagggttagggccagggttagggttggggctacagttagggttggggctaaagttagggttagggtttagattacatttacagttgggaatagggttgggattaggggtgtgtcagggttaggggtgtggttagggttaccgttggaattagggttaggggtgtgtttggattagggcttcagttataattggagggtttccactgtttaagcacatcaggggctctccaaacacgacatggcgtccgatctcaattccagccaattctgcgttgaaaaagtaaaacagtgctccttcccttccgagctctcccgtgtgcccaaacaggggtttgccccaacatatggggtatcagcgtactcaggacaaataggacaacaacttttggggtccaatttcttctcttacccatgggaaaataaaaaattgggggcgaaaagataatttttgtgaaaaaatatgattttttatttttacggttctgcattataaagttctgtgaagcacttggtgggtcaaagtgctcacacacctctagataagttccttaggggtctactttccaaaatggtgtcacttgtggggggtttcaatgtttaggcacatcaggggctctccaaacgcaacatggtgtcccatctcgattccagtcatttttgcattgaaaagtcaaatggcgctccttcgcttccgagccctgtcatgcgcccaaacagtggtttacccccacatatggggtatcggtgtactcaggtcaaattgtacaacaacttttgcggtccattttctcctgttacccttggtaaaataaaacaaattggagctgaattaaattttttgtgaaaaaaagttaaatgttcatttttatttaaacattccaaaaattcctgtgaagcaccagaagggttaataaacttcttgaatatggttttgagcaccatgaggggtgcagttttta
This region of Ranitomeya imitator isolate aRanImi1 chromosome 1, aRanImi1.pri, whole genome shotgun sequence genomic DNA includes:
- the LOC138654368 gene encoding interleukin-8-like; the encoded protein is MNCKILSSAFVILLQLSALLFISRGITGAANLLCQCIKSATVSKPIKKTQVMNMQLISSGPHCSRVELIVTFKNGRKDCLNPEVKWVKRMVKKMLRKRTSRTK